One Alligator mississippiensis isolate rAllMis1 chromosome 12, rAllMis1, whole genome shotgun sequence DNA window includes the following coding sequences:
- the TWF2 gene encoding twinfilin-2: protein MTHQTGIHATPELKDFFAKARNGSVRLIKIVIEDEQLVLGAYKELSRFWDKDYDSFVLPLLDEQQPCYILYRFDSQNAQGFEWLFISWSPDNSPVRLKMLYAATRATVKKEFGGGHIKDELFGTVKEDISLSGYQKHVSSCSAPAPLTAAEQELQQIRISEVKTEISVESKHQTLQGLAFPLQRDVQQAVQLLKQKKINYIQLKLDLEQEIIELVHTNPTEIADLPKRIPQDSARYHFFLYKHTHEGDYLESVVFIYSMPGYKCSIKERMLYSSCKSRLLDTVEQDFCLEIAKKIEIDDGAELTAEFLYDEVHPKQHAFKQAFAKPKGPVGKRGQKRLIKGPGENGDDS, encoded by the exons AACAGCTAGTGCTGGGAGCCTACAAAGAATTGTCTCGGTTCTGGGATAAGGACTATGACTCCTTTGTGCTGCCATTGCTGGATGAACAGCAACCATGTTACATCCTGTACCGCTTTGATAGTCAGAATGCACAAGGCTTTGAATGGCTCTTCATCTCCTGGTCACCTGATAATTCCCCT GTTAGGCTGAAGATGCTGTATGCAGCAACCAGAGCAACAGTGAAAAAAGAATTTGGAGGAGGACACATAAAGGATGAGCTGTTTGGAACAGTTAAG GAAGACATCTCACTAAGTGGTTACCAGAAGCACGTCTcctcatgctcagcaccagctcccctGACAGCAGCTGAACAGGAGCTCCAGCAAATCCGCATCAGTGAG GTGAAGACCGAGATCAGTGTGGAGAGCAAACACCAGACTCTGCAGGGACTGGCTTTTCCTCTTCAGCGTGATGTTCAGCAAGCTGTCCAGTTACTAAAGCAGAAGAAAATCAATTACATCCAGCTG AAACTGGATCTTGAACAAGAGATCATTGAGCTGGTACATACGAACCCCACAGAGATAGCAGATCTCCCAAAAAGGATCCCTCAGGATTCTGCTCGCTATCACTTCTTCCTGTACAAACACACCCATGAGGGGGACTACCTGGAATCTGTTG TGTTTATCTACTCCATGCCTGGATACAAATGCAGCATCAAGGAGCGCATGCTTTATTCCAGCTGCAAGAGTCGGTTGCTAGATACTGTGGAACAGGACTTCTGCCTGGAAATTGCAAAGAAG ATTGAGATTGATGATGGAGCTGAGCTGACTGCAGAATTCCTGTATGATGAGGTCCACCCCAAGCAGCATGCTTTCAAGCAGGCATTTGCCAAGCCCAAGGGACCTGTGGGGAAACGAGGACAGAAACGACTTATCAAAGGGCCGGGAGAGAATGGCGATGACAGTTAA